The genomic DNA TATTACCTGGAAAGAACACAAGGGAAGTTTCTGGGATTATAAAAATGCTCTGTATCTTGATTAAGGTGGTAGTTATACTGATGCACACATTTGTCAGAGATCATCTAACTATATACTtaacatatgcattttattttaggtaaattatatctcattaaagaatagtttgggaaaaataaatccaattGTAGCCAATGGTCCCAAATACAGTGTAGCTGGTTTCCTTGATTCCCCCCTAATTTGAATTAAATATCCTGGGGACTAGAATTTATTGCCCATTGTGTGGTCTCTAGTTGTCTGGCAACCTGGGATGTTTATGGGTAAATTAAAACTACTAATTTTGTGTGTGCTGAGCCCTTGAGTGAAGGAAGAACTATTATGTTAACTTGGAAGTCACGGAGAGTATGTTGCATGGGATAGGGTGGTAGTGGTGGGTTTGCAGATGTCTCCTATTCAATCTGTCACCAAGGATTTATTCTCCTGAATCATAATTATATTTCCAATTCCTAGAATGGTGCTTAGCATATTGCATATTCTCAGAAAAGTCAGTGATGTTAAGAAAAGAAtagattttattagatttttggtCTCAGGGTGTAGATTTATAGGAACTCACCTGGTAAAGAGTAAAAACCACAGAATTTAGAATTAAAGAGATTTAACCTTGGCTCTGATATTTGATTTCTTGGACAAGTTATTACCTTGCTAATCTTCTGACTCTATAAAGGGGGGGGGTAGTTATGTGCTCATCAGATGGTTATGGGACTGTAATAAGACGATGTACATCCTCCTGAGGCACTGAAGAGTGTTAAACTAATCCACTGCTGTAACTAGATGAAGTTCTGATGACCTAGGTCTTCTTGAGCCTGCTAGTGGCCTTCTCCTTTGTAAGCTCTTTCCTAGCTTACTAAAATGCTTTACCCTGGAGCCAAATACCTATTAAATACCTATCAATCTGCCTGTAGAGTCTGAGCACAGATGTCAGGACCAGAGACTTTGAGAACTCTGGATCCTAATGGACCTTCTAAATCACAGCcatcactttcatttttatttttattttatttttttagcaatgaagaagatttttatttatttattttttaatatatgaaatttattgtcaaactggtttccatacaacacccagtgctcatcccaaaaggtgccctcctcaatacccatcatccaccctcccctccctcccaccccccatcaaccctcagtttgttctcactttttaacagtctcttatgctttggctctctcccactctaacctcttttttttttttttccttcccctcccccatgggtttatgttaagtttctcaggatccacataagagtgaaaccatatggtatttgtctttctctgtatggcttattccacttagcatcacactctccagttccatccacgttgctacaaaaggccatatttcattctttctcattgccacgtagtattccattgtgtatataaaccacaatttctttatccattcatcagttgatggacatttaggctctttccataatttggctattgttgaaagtgctgctataaacattggggtacaagtgcccctatgcatcagtactcctgtatcccttgggtaaattcctagcactttcatttttaaaaacctgctcaGGAGGTCAAATTGGaatgttttctctatttcatctCTAAAGAAGGGGTTTGGTCTTTTCCCTGGACCTTTGAGGCTTGGTGGCAGCTCCACATGGCCACACCACGGACTAGAAGAAAAGACTAAGGATATCAGACTTGAGTCATCTAGTATGAGACTTTGTTCCCACACCTCACACTCAGGTGTGGTTGAAGGCTTCTGAGAAAGCAGCCTTTCCTATTTGGACAGAAGTGGAATGAGATGAGGTGAGTCCTAAGACCTCTTTTCCCCTGAACAAGTTAGATGTCCTTACTCAGTACCCATTGTCCCTGTGCTTATCctaatattcatttaatttggCTTAACTTATTTGGTTTTGCTGTTGTCTCCTATATGTAGGTCTCCTCCAACAGTGAAAAGTCTCCATGAGCACTTTTGACCATATCATGTCCATACCTCGATTTTAACATAGTGCATACTcagtaaaaaagatgaaaattcttACCTTTCAGAGAACCTTCCTAGATTGACATTATACCTTGTTGCTTATTCTTCTGTACAGCAGGCACAGTTTTCCCAAAGCCCATTGCTGACTGCTAGGTCtccatttctgtttctctaattctgtgtgtttctcctgTCAAACTGAGAGTTCACTAAGGGAGGCATGCATGTATCCATATCAGAGTAGGAGCACCTGACTGTGGATAAAGGTTATTTCTTCTTGTCAGACTGTGagtcttatcttttttattttatcaaggtCTCCTAGAAGGGAGGAGTCCTGTCAGAACAGCAGTGTGGAATTCCCTGGGAGGTGATCATCAGCTTGGTGACCATGTTTCCCAATAAACATGGGATCCCTAGGCTTTGTAATCATATCTACATCACAAATGGGAAATACCTAATGGTTCCTCATCCTTCAGACTTGTGCTACTTATCTCCTTATCAAAGTAAGGATACTATTGAGTGTGGGCTTCTCTCTCCACCATGCTGGGAACCTCTGGTCTCTTAAACATTACCATCGGCTCACAAACTGGCCCTCATACACAGAGGACAAGAGGAGACCAATgcaagaggcaggccactccagatgtgtaggtggcaggtttaaaaagcaagggaacttacttaTGAGATTTGTGTTAGTGACCCCAAGTACCCACCTgtcaaatcttaaaagtttatagagaggccttaactgggttcagtcatgtaTACTGGCCAGATGGGCTCAACAATACCTTActctctcaaggctgtgtccATGGAACAGCTCTCACCGTGGGAATAGCGGGTAGAATGTATATTCCAGGGACAGGCGAAGGTGTGAGGAACCTCCAATTGCCCCAGTCTGGCTCACAGTTTAACTGGTGGCCATATATTCCCAATGGCCCACTCCAACAATTGCCCAAGCCTAAAGGAAGAAGACAAGGTTCTAGGGTGGGGTTGGAGATTTAAGACTGAACAATGCCCCGCTTCAGCAGTCGGAGGGCCCCATCCCGGATCTGCTTGGTCTTCATGCCATAGATGATGGGGTTGAGCATGGGTGGTACAACAAGGTAGAGGTCAGCCAAGAGGATATGGATGTGCCGGGGCACATGCTGGCCAAAGCGCTGAGTGTAGAATGAGAAGAGCCCTGGTGTATAGAAGAGAAGGATGACACCCAGGTGGGAGCCACAAGTGCCAAAGGTCTTAGCTCTTGCCTCTTTGGAGGAGAGGCCTAACACAGCCCGGAGGATTAGTGTATAGGAGACAGTGATGCAGATGGAATCTGTGCCCACAACTAGCGTGGCAGCAGTAATGCCATAGATGTTGTTTGGCCGTGTACCCCCACAAGCCAGCTTTACCACAGCCATGTGCTCACAGTAGGAGTGGGCCACCACTCGGCTACAGTAGCTCAGCCTTGCCAATAAGCATGTGAGTGGGGTCATGAGGCCCAAGCCACGAAACACAGCAGCAGCTGCCAGCTTGCCCACAGCCTCTGGGGGCAACAATGACCCATAGTGCAGTGGCCGGCAGATGGCCAAGTAGCGGTCAAAGGCCATTGCTAACAGGATACCAGATTCAACAGCTGAAAAGCCATGGATAAAGAACATCTGAGTAGCACAGGCCCCAAAGTCAATCTCAGTAGCATTTGTCCAAAAAAGTGCAAGGAGTTTGGGCACAGTAGAAGTGCAGAGCACCAGGTCAACGATGGACAGCATGCATAGGAACAGGTACATGGGCTGGTGTAGTGCAGGCTCTGATCGCACCACCAGCAGCACTGCCATGTTGCCAAGCACTGCTAGGGCATACATGGAGCAGAAGGGAAATGCAATCCAAAAGTAGGATGCCTCCAGGCCAGGAATTCCCATGAGCAGAAAAGAGTTTGGGTTCTGATGGCTGTGGTTTGTGAAATGCATGGTCAGGTCCAGGTAGGGTAGGTAGAGAAGACCTTACTGCCCTGCTCTGAACCCTAGGAAGCCCTGACAGATGAAGCCATTGGGATTCATTCTTATTCTGTGGCTGAAACTGAAAGGATAGCAGAAAAAATTTGAGTTAGATCTCATAAAAAACATCCAGGATAAGAAGGCTGTATAGCATTGGGAAGTGATATATGGCAGGAGGTGAATTTATCATTACCAGGGATCAAAGGAGACTTTCCACTTAAGTCTGATTCAACAATGTCTAGGCTAGGCTGTAGGGTGAGTTACATGGTTGTAGAACTCACTCTTGTTACTTATCCTCACCATGGAGAATCTTCTATGCCTGTGAACCCAATTCTGCCTTGtactcttattttcttctgatctGCCTATgtgacaataaaataatataaaaatcaaaggTCAGGCAcatttgatttgtggttactttTCAAGATGGGAAGATCAAGACTGAGAGATAAGAGAaagcagagtggggggggggtgttgttgGATGGGTTTTTCAAGCCACTGAGCCCATGGTTATTCACAGATGAGGCTCAGAACAACAAACACATGGTGAAAGGCTGAGTCTCATGTAGTCTGCTAAAGCCGTAACATTGCCTGGCTTATGTTAGTACTAGAATCCTGTGCTTGTCATAGGTTTCTGGGTGAAACAGGTGAGATCATGCAGATCGGTCAGTGGTAGATGTCAAGTTAATTTGGCCATAATAGGTGATGTGATAAAGTTACTGAGGAATGAAAACACAGTCTTATAAAAATCAAAGGTACATGAAGAGGGTATGAGAAGTAAATTTTAATCACTGGGAACACAATTGTTAACTGTAAGCAAATATGGAGACCAGTTTGGTCAGATTATGGCATGGAGCTTCTACACATGTCCACCCCATCTCTTTGCCTATTACCCACACTTTCTATATTCCCTGATCTTCCCTTACCTAAAAGTACCTTCTCACTATTCTCTGATCCACTAGCCAGCCAGTAATTGAGAGTTTGAGAAAGAATTTGATTAAAAAGTCAGGAAGGGGATagtaaagggagagaagaggatgaAAAGGAAAGTTGAGAACAAGACACAGGAATAAACACAGGAGATATTCGGGAGGGAACAGTACCTTTCTCACACTGGTTTCTAATATGATGGGATGTGACTGTGTTCTGGCTGTTAGTGGGAACAGAGAGGGTGGAACTGCTTGAGCCCTCTGGAGATAAGTCCATCTATATCCCTAACCTTAAGCTGCAGTACTCCTTGCAATCCCTTCCATCAGCTATCCATAcccagaaagaaagaggcaagaagGCAAAGGATAAGGTCTTCTCATGTGGTCTGGGGGAAGGAACCCTGGACCAGGATGCCTTCCCAGTGCCCAATGTGGCTGTTACTGTGATATGGAGACAAACATCTTGTCCCTTTGTCTTATCATCCCTTCTtccatgcatttaaaattttccttctgtgCTATTTCCCTTCCTGAGTTTCTACCAGAGAGCTTGGGACCAAGAATACTCAGATGgtatttcagttttggtggtaGATGAAGggtcagggacagagagaaatctgggtggggggtggggagtcctTGTAAAATGGTATATGTAAAGCTGTTCCATTCTGAGCACACCATGTATTTAGTTCAGCATGTGATTCCGTCTGTATATGTTACTGTATAAAATGCATGAACAAGGCTGTACTCAGACATGGTATGTACATTTAGATAAGACATTGTTTTTAGAGTGTCCATACTTCAATGCCCTTTCTTTGGTGTGGAGAAAATTGAGAGCTGAATAATCTAGACATAAATGGGAAAGACttgctttcttcactttttttcccccaccttttcttccagtcttttaaTAATTGAATCAAGTTTCCTCAGCCTCTGAGCTGCCTCTCAAAGAATGTTTACTCTATCCTTGTAGTTACGCAGCACAATGACTGCATGCCCCCCTTGCCTCAGCCCCATTTGCACAGATAGAGAAAATGAAGTTGGAAAAACATGTGGAGCACAGTATGCCAAGATTCTAAGAGAGATCAAGGTGAAGGCCTTGGGGTCATCGCTTCCTGTCCTTCTCACTAATATTTGAGTTAGAGCTCATGAAAAATGTCCAGGAACAAAGCTGTCTCATGAAGAAAGGAACACACTGTTCATCACTGAAAGTGCTTGTGAGCATCTGGAAGCCACCTGCCCAGGATTCAACTTTTGTCAATGGAAGAGTAAGAGCAGCCcttttcaaatctcagctctgctaaCTCACCAGCTATGTGATCACAGTCAAGTCACCTAACCTCTTgtcaacctgcttcagattctgtgacctGGAGAGTTCATTCCTACTTCAGAGGCTACTGTGAGGAATCCTTATGGGAGACATTCATCTGAAGAGCACTACATGGCATATAGCAATGGTAAAGAAGTGTGATTCATTTGTAAGTCCTTTTTATCTGAAGTGGAGACTACCTCAGTGAGAAAATTATCTTAGTGTTCTCCAGGTCTTTGGCCTGTTTGTAGTGTGCTTATTGTAGGGTGACATACAGAGATAGACTTACCAGGCCTAGGACAGGGAGTGGTAGTAAAGTCTCAGGTCCTGCAGGGATTAGAGAGTGTGGAGCAAAAAGGCTAGAATATTTATCCTGTTATTAAGGCCCTAACTGAGATTAAAAATTCCCTGGGGATAAAGGCACTAAAAACACCTCTGGGATgctggaaagaggcagaaaattgAAGCTAGGATATTTGGGTCTTTCCTTACCCTACCCAACCAAAAGAGTAGGATAATGGAGAAAATTTACACTGTGAGTTCAGAGTAGATAGGAAGGGAGTAGGCATACAGACCCCTGCACACAAATAATCCCAAAGGCTTTCTGGCATAGGAATTCTGCTTAGAAAATTtgctaattttgctttttctcttggcCCCTTCCACATGTCCCAAATATTTGCTTCTCAATGCTTCTTAGCTTCTCTGAATGttagtttttcatctgtaaaaggggtaGGCAATGAATGAGATGGTATATGGAAGGCACTTATCATTTTTCCTGGTTTATGCCAAGCACctggtaaaaattttaattttattattttatctaattcAATGATCATTGACCGAGCATCTACCATATGCAAAGAACTATTCTAGATGTTAGAGCAGAGAGTTGAAGGATCACACCTTTGTTCATAGTCCAGTTTGGGATCGGCAGACATAAAAGATTATAGTTCAAcgagagatatatagatataaaaaagaCACAAGTTCATTTATCAGAAAGGGGGTTAGTGCTGTACAACTTAGTCAAAGATTCAGAAATAGAAAGTGGACTTAGAGGAAGGTGCacatgaaggagagaaaaaaaagcatgtgtaAAAATATGGCAGACAAGAGATAATTGGCATTTTCTGGCAGTCAGTGCAGCCTAGTTCAAagtttagttaaaaaattttttaggggtgtctaggtggcttagttggtaaaatggccaattcttgatttcagctcaggtcatgatctcactatcatgccttatgttgggctctgcactgacagcatggatcctgcttgaaattctctttccccctctctctacccctctcccctgctcacacgtgctcactctcaaaatgagtaaacttaaaaaaggtaCATTTgattatagttgacacacaatgttacattagtttcaggtgtacagtgatCCAActctatatattatgctatgctcaccacaatgtagctatcatctgtcaccatgcaacactattacaatatcattgactatatatCCTATGCTCTACTTTATTCCTGtgtcttactcattttataatgGGAAGCCTGAatctcccactcccctgcacccattttgcccatcccaaCAGagcagagagcctagaaataaactcatgtttatatggtcaattaatccataAAAAAGACTATACGGAATggggaaaatacagtctcttcaataaatggtgttggaaaaactcgacagctacatgcaaaagaatgaaattagatcaCTTTCTAACACcagaccaaaaaaattaaaatggactcAACATTTAAAGTgacacctgaaactataaaaatcctagaagagaacacaggcagaaattACTTCTTATTCTTTAAGTCAATAGAAATTCCTAgtcatagatatatttttataggtATGTCTCctaagcaagggaaacaaaagaaaaataaaatattgagactacatcaaaataaaaatcttttgtacagcaaaagaaatcatcatcaaaacaaaaaggcaacatactgaatagaaaataagtggttagtattcaaaatatacaaagaacttatatgACACcgaaaaaattgaattaaaaatgggcagaagacctgagtagacattttttaaaagaaatacagatggtcagacacatggaaagatgctcacaatcactcatcagaaaaatgcaaatcagagaTATTCTGAGCCATAGTAAGTGtcctttttctcctctcatcCATACACCATCTTATCAAATGCTGTTTGTGTGATATGGTCACTTTAAATCTTGTTGGTATGACCTTAGTCAAGTAACAGCTCTTAGCCTCTtgttccccatctgtaaaaatggggagAGCTATCATATTAGACGGAAGGTGCTTAATACGGTTTATGTGACATGGAAACAACAATCTGTTGAGGATTTGCTATCATTAAATTATTATCTTTCAGTCATCTTCCTACTCAATAGGCTTTGTGAAGGCAGAGACCAGGGTGAATTAAGCTCTTTGATAGTACTTAAAAGAAGATCATAATGGTGTTAGGTATAGGGAGAAGGTTGTTGAATGAGCAGATTGTATTCTAGTTAAATGTAGGGTAGGCAGACAGACGTGAAGCTTGATTTCAGGCAATAAGGCAACAAACCTATTGAGGACTCAGTATTTATCTGACAGGGTCTTAGAGatacaaaaaattgaaaagatacctgcaaatgcaaatcaaaactataaaagATATCACCTCaagcctgtcagaatggctaaaaatcaacacacaagaaacaacaggtgttggtgaggatgtggagaaaaaggaaccctcttgttCCATTGGAAGGAATGCAAACTAatgcagccacagtggaaaacagtatggaggtttctcaaaaagttaaagatagaactaccttatgatccagcaattgcactactgggtatttacctaaagagtagaagaacactaattcaagggGGTACATGCACTCTATTTATAGCATCATTACAATatatatggaagcagcccaagtgtctgattgatggataaagatgtgagattatatatatatatatgtgtggcaagatttcatttttatggctgaacaacaTTTTAgtgtgagattatatatatatattatatatatattatatatataatatatataatatattatatgctGTTTGTGTGATAGGGTCACTTTAAATCTTGTTGGTGTGACCTTAGTCAAGTAACAGCTCTTGGCCTCTTGttccccatctttaaaaatggggatatatatatatcatctcacacacacacacacacacacacacacacacacgttattcagccataaaaaatgaattcttgccatttgcaacaatatggatggagctagagagtataatgctaagcaaaataagtcagagaaagacaaataccatattatttcactcatatgtggtattcaagaaacaaaatgagcaaagggaaaaaaatgaaaaagacaaactaagaaacagactcttaactacagagaactgatggttaccagaggggaggtgggtggaatgATGGGTGAAGTAGATGATGGAATTTAaggagtacatttatcatgatgaccactgggtgatgcatagaatttttgaataattatattgtacacctgaaatataatactgtatattaactggaattaaagtaaaaactttaacggggtaaaaaataaaataactggaaaaaagaaagtgataaacCTGGGAAAATTTATGGTGATAGAACATAGGATAGTTAGGAGGGTTATATGAAGTAAATATGTGaaatccttaaatattttcttgtaaataCAAGTGtttactccaaaaaaaaaaatgtgaaaagaaggtGGTTCCCAGGAAGCAagctatcttatttttaaattctataccaaagaagagaaacaacaggtgtttaccacagtgttttatataaaatttgattTGAGAGCTTCTAGTATTTTAAGAAGTATGATAATACTGATCTAAGATAATTCTATTACATGACTTGTCCTTTAAtcctattttaagttttaattatatGAATGATTTACAAATACATTCCTTTataggaaacaaacacagagagacagagacagagagagagcgagacagagagagagacagacagaaaagatTCCGTTTTAAGGAGCTTTAAATGCAGATGGTGAAGATGGTGAAGAGAAGAGCTAGTGGGAGATGGCATATGGCCCAGGTGACAGAAAGGAAGGTGCAGACTTTGTTCTCTGAGCATAGATTCCCTGGGTAGCTCACAGGATATTCATACTTCAAGAATTCAGTTTCAGGGATTCTAAGGTTTGGCCATTCCCCCATTTAGTTCTTCCAGAGACACATCTGATTCTAATAGAGGGAATAAGTGGCAATAGCAGATAAATGAGAGGACTCTTAAATTTTCtgccacggggcgcctgggtggcgcagtcggttaagcgtccgacttcagccaggtcacgatctcgcagtccgtgagttcgagccctgcgtcaggctctgggctgatggctcggagcctgtttccaattctgtgtctccctctctctctgcctctcccccgttcatgttctgtctctctctgtcccaaaaataaataaaaaacgttgaaaaaaaattaaaaaaaaattttctgccaGCACCACAGTGCTCAGAGCCAAGCCAaagatctccatttttttttttttttttttttttttttttttttttttttactttttgaagctttttattttgaggtaactTTATGTTCATGTGTAGTCataggaaataatacagagagatccatATATCCTTcccccagtttcc from Panthera tigris isolate Pti1 chromosome D1, P.tigris_Pti1_mat1.1, whole genome shotgun sequence includes the following:
- the LOC102973049 gene encoding putative olfactory receptor 52P1 translates to MHFTNHSHQNPNSFLLMGIPGLEASYFWIAFPFCSMYALAVLGNMAVLLVVRSEPALHQPMYLFLCMLSIVDLVLCTSTVPKLLALFWTNATEIDFGACATQMFFIHGFSAVESGILLAMAFDRYLAICRPLHYGSLLPPEAVGKLAAAAVFRGLGLMTPLTCLLARLSYCSRVVAHSYCEHMAVVKLACGGTRPNNIYGITAATLVVGTDSICITVSYTLILRAVLGLSSKEARAKTFGTCGSHLGVILLFYTPGLFSFYTQRFGQHVPRHIHILLADLYLVVPPMLNPIIYGMKTKQIRDGALRLLKRGIVQS